The segment ttcaaataatgtttttgattttgtttttttgttaaatttcacaTGGCAAATATTGTATGTTTATGTTGATGTTGTTTTGAATGAATTCTTATGtattcatgattttcttttgtgtttgtttatgtttttttatattaattggtTGAAATATTTGTGGTTATTTATGGTAGTTATTCttggtaaaatattaatttatagcgagataattaaaaaaattataacttgagtcttttttaattattattttgaatcttGCTCCCATGATCCATGATCCAAAAGGTGAGGAGAGTATGTTTTGTTGTTAAGCCAAAATCCTAAATCACCATCCCAGGAAATTTTACCTCTAATAAACATACATATATTTAGTTTAGGTAAAATATTAGTATGTATGTAGaatatgtatttatatcattaaaattaaaatattagtatatatgtagaatatgtatttatatcattaaaattaaataataatacaatttattttagataagatattttaaggtgatttttttcttgtctttagTATAATCAACCCTCTACTCAATCTCTTAAAaccaattaagatttttaataaacataaaattagatggagatttttttttaattttacataatCATATCACTGAGATGTCATCGGATGACAAATGTTTTggttattgtttctttttcactcatgtttttctatgatatttgtgtgtttttcaaagaaaaaaatcatttcttaagaactcatttagtttcttaattaaagaaaatgtttaatttaagtcatgtctttaatattaattttaatttgtatgagTGTATTTGATAGTATAGTATTTGTTGTGGTTTAAAGTGGTTTTtatcagaaatatattaaaataatatttttttattttttaaaaattatttttgatattaatatatacatcaaaataatttaaaaatataaaaaaataaattttaaaaaaatataatttcaatcacATTTTTAAACAATGATATTATGATGcattcaatcataaaaataaaagtattagaGAGGGATTTGATTCGGGCCTTATCGAAGCACAAGGAGATGAGCACTTGAATTCATGACCTAATTAAGACCtttctacacacacacacacacacacacacacacagctcATCAACAGATGCAATTAGGAAAATGTGCATATACAAGACAATTTTGATTGAACATAATGATAATAAGTAAACAATCCTAACAAGTTACttataataggaaaaaaataaaaaaccctagCTAATCAACTTGTTTAACAACATAATTCAGCATTAAACAAATTGGTTAATCCTCGCAATGAAGTTAAACTAGTACAGTACTTCATTATTTTCGTTTGCCTGCCTCTAATATCATTTACTAGCTACAGAAAACTTTTACCATCACCATCAGCAAGTGTAATAGAATTCAGCAAGCTCCTCCATGGACCCCAACTGATCAGAGCCACCACTCTCAATCATCCACAGCAAGTGCTCAAACAAGACAACCTCACAAGCAACAACAACTGCTTGATTATCCTCATCATCACCAAAACCAGCGCCTGACCTGTCTATTAGCCCTTGAAAAAGAGGATGACAAATGACATCGGAGCTTAAAAGATATCTCCTCCTTGACTTTCCAACATAAACGGCATGAAGTTCCTTTGAAATCTTGCCATCGATGTGATCGTTGTCAGCAGCAGCAATGGAGCTATTTGTGCGGACTATCTTGGTGAAAGATGGCAACCTCTTTATGGCAGACTTGAGCTTTGTCAACTTGGAAGTCTTTGCCATTTATATTTGTGTCTTTGCTTTTCTTCGTGTGTGAAGAAATAGAAAGGCAGAGAattttggagagaaaaaatgcagggtgtttttttttttaaaaaaaaggaggaattGGCGAGGAGAAAGAGAAGGGAAGGTTCCTCCTATATAAGAGAAGTGGGCTGGAGGAGGGAGAAGAGGAGCGGGCATAGACGTGCATGGCCCACTGTTTGATACATACCAGCTAAGAAAGAGAAATATTTGTAAGTTGCAAAACCACTTGCTGCTTTGTTTTGGCCTTTGGTGGGTGCTTTTGGTTGAgaaattatctttgttttcctttccttttcgatcacattatatatatatatatatatatatatatatatatatatatatatatatatataaaatactctTAGTGCatgcttcttctcttttctttgaaattttttgagtAGATGAATTAGATTGTTTCTTAACCACGttctcaatttcaatcaagATTATCAATTCTGTACTGACTGGAATTTACTTCATCTGCTCTGTTTCGAGTAAAGGAAAATTAGTGAATTTATTCGTGTTCTATATCTGTTCGAAATCGTAGTTTTCAGCTTTTTCTcaagagaatattgacaagtttacAAGAATGATACCAACCCAGTATGCTTTGAAAGTGGGTTGTTCCTAGGAGCAACTCGTCCTCGTTGGAGAGGCTATTATATATTATGTGGGAACTACTTTTCTGGTTCAATTCCAACTACTCTGATGGGTTCTGCAAATGTGAGTTTGGTGgataatcttcttcttctatgaGGGTGGGAATCAGAAATCATTAGTGGACTATAAGAAGAGATCTGGCCTGTAATTACTTAGATTAGAACACCAAACTAACCAGATTTGTATGATAATATGATAGTTTCCTTTATCGTTTTGTCTccatttttatggtttttatttaaaaacataaacagaGGTATACTTAATTAGCACCTCAGAAGAAATAGAAAATACTCTAATTGACCTACACTATGTTGTGCATtgggttaaatatttttttaaaataatttttttttcagatattgctaatttttttttttgaaaaaaaatttaaatcccGTGGGGGTTCCTTTGCAAGTTCAAAAATAACCCAGATAActcgtaaaaaaaaagtttgactcaaaaaaaattttaagatcataatttttttttaatattaagataaccaTGTATTGGATTGACTTGGATCAACTCATGTCAACATGTCAAATTCATAACTCAggttatgagattatgataacctcatagaaaacaaataaaaactaattataaaacctaatttccaatcaatccaatgttgaaggatgaaattgaaaaaaaaatcaattaaataagtgAACTGAGTTAAcatttcaaactcgtgactcgggttataagatcgagataaccacatagaaagaaattaaaacaaattacgaaGTTCAATTCCCGATCAgtccaatattaaaagatgagactaaaaaaattaattaaaaaaaataaaaaaacaacccaaatcaATTCCTCAAACTTATGACATGAGtcatgaaacaaaacaaaaaacttcatagaaagaaaataaaaaaaaatatgatttaacctGGATTAACTTGTCATGTTCATAACTCTGtaatgagactaagataaccccCATAAagagcaaatgaaaaaaaaataaagctcaattttcaatcaatcatgTCGGATctgatgttgaatgatgaaatttataaaaaacaataattaaaaaatgacataaaaattaagtcaattCAATATGGGGTAACTCGTTAAGCACTATTCTCGGGTCATGAAACCgagataaactcataaaaatcaagtcaaaataaattatgaagcctaattcttaatcaaacacggtattaaatgatgaaattgaaaaaaaaatcaattaaaaaaattaaatcaactaaATTAACTTACCAAACTCACAACCCGGGtcatgaaacaaaaacaatcgaataaaaagcaaatccaatgttaaagggcatgagatcaagataacttcttagaaagaaaattaaaaaaattaacatggcAAGATTTAATTGgggttaaaataccaaaatctGCGACTCTGATCATGAGATCAAAATATccccatagaaaataaatcaaaataaattatgaagttcaattttcaatggacctaatattgaatgataaaattaaaaaaaatcaattaaaaaaacataaaaacaactcgacgcaactcaagttaacctgtTGAGCATTATTCTTGGGTCATGAAACCGTATtaacctaatagaaagcaaataaaacaaattataaagtctaatttccaattaaccccatattaaaagatgaaattgaagaaaaaaaagttaaataagaaagaaaaaaactttagcTAACCGGATTAAATAGCGATCTATATCATAAAAgtgagataacctaataaaaattaaatttaaaatttaaaatatttaattaaaaaaaaaaacaaaagacatgatttttttagagcCACACCAAAACATGTAGAGtaattactatttattgttattgtacTTTTCccaaaatgttttaatttattgttaataataatgttaattgtcaatctttttaaaatgaagATTTTAATATTCAACCAAGCTTtctccaaaaataaaatcagtgacgatatcaaaaaaaattgactagTTCATTCATTTTTGGATATGGATAACACAGTAGGCTCCtgcctaattctcaatcataCGAAGACAATCGCACGTACCATCAATTACCgactttgttgtttttgtatttaaaaaataatttttattttttaaaattaatttttttatgatttttaaattgtttttatacattactatcaaaaataaattttaaaaaataaaaaaacattttaaaaataaaaatattttaaaaaacaactcgtatcatattttataatatttgcaatctaataaagaaataaaaaaggtagGAACAACCAAAGAATTATTATAGCAGACACACAACTATTTATTAATCtcgttttttttccatgttacAAGATTCATAATTTCATcgtaaagaaattaattttgtcAATCTATATTTATCAATTGACTCCTTCAATCTGAAACTCTCATAACtgttttatagaaaatataagCTCTTTTCAAGAAATGAATGAgggaaaaacattataaatgaaAGGACTCAAGTTAAGGAatgtataataattaaatgacttattgatatgtattttcgttttatggatttaattgagaatttattgatttaatttgtaccatatttttatttttacccttAATTTGCTGGCTCAGCCCAGATGTCCCGTGCTcaacacaacaaaagaaaaggaagaagaagtcttatttttatatttccatGATTTTGTCGAGTGTGAAATTGACATACTTTGGATGCATATAATCATTGCTCCTTTTGTCTGGTGAGTGCTATTAATTAAACTGCAAAAAATCAGTGGTGGGGTGTTggttctttgttttaatttgtcatGTTTGTATCGTTCGCGGCAGCAAGAGAGCTGTTTGTTGGTAAGCAGCCACCGACTCCGTCGGCAGCACCAACCGTTTCTTTTTCAAGGGTAGCAAGCCACCGAGCAAGTTTCAGGCATCTTCTTGGCCTTTTGCTTTGTCTCCACACCGACACGTTTTGTTGGCCTTTTGCTACCGAACGGAGCTCTTTGGATTGGCTTTACATGCTTGTTGGTGGAAATCAGAGAATTAAAAATGAAACTGAATAATTATTCGGTACTTAATTAGAACCAATTAATGAAGTTCTTGTCTCAATCTTTGTCTTCATTATATCacatttcttagttttttattgaagattttACTTAAAAGTAACTTATCATTGCAAAGGGTGAAATTCTAACAAAAGTTACCATTAgctgtggttattttttaaaatatttttttatttaaaaatatattaaaataatattttttttatattagtacattaaaataatataaaaatattaaaaattaaaatttttaaaatcgtttttaaaaccaaaaaaccagaaaaataaaaagaaacggATGAAATGAAGCTTCAAATGAATATCTTTGTGTGGTCCAATAAGATCATGATTACTGTAGAGCTACATTAGTTAAAAACTCATTACAACTACTGGAGGGGCAATAGCACCTCTAAAGCCTATTCTTGTGGTGAGACTGCTAACCCAATCAAATTGTGACGTGTGTGAACCCTAATGCTATTTCCAAGTAGCTACATAGCTTTCGAGCAGTCCTAGATTTGCCCCCTTAGATAATCTAAGATGTACTACTGGGAGACCTAATATATCTTGAACTACACATGGGGTGCGTAGCTCTCCTCTATCATAATTGTACCATAGAATTGCAATTATTAAGATTTGAATCATGTTTCATAAGGAAAGCTATCAAATACACAGTTTTTATACTTTGCGAACtacatttataatatataaacaaaa is part of the Populus nigra chromosome 8, ddPopNigr1.1, whole genome shotgun sequence genome and harbors:
- the LOC133702329 gene encoding auxin-responsive protein SAUR78-like; the encoded protein is MAKTSKLTKLKSAIKRLPSFTKIVRTNSSIAAADNDHIDGKISKELHAVYVGKSRRRYLLSSDVICHPLFQGLIDRSGAGFGDDEDNQAVVVACEVVLFEHLLWMIESGGSDQLGSMEELAEFYYTC